The genomic segment TACCACGTGCATCTAGTGGATACTTGCCTTCAAACTGCATTTTCCCAGTAGCTTCGCGTACTGACAGATAGCCCATATCCATGCGGGAATCTTCGAAATTCAGCTCGGTACCTGACCATAATGCTTCATTCAGTTCGATATTATAAAAATCAACTGCATTAGTCTGGGTTTTAATCACCAAGTGATCGAGAAGTAAATGATCAACCCGCAATACAAACGGTAAACGAATAGCATTGAACTTGAATGGCTCATCACTTGGCGGATTTTTATTAATAATCTGTAAATTCAGTACATCTGCTTCAGTCAGATGAATTTCTTTTTTGATAATTGCTCGCCAACCCAGCTTGACATCAGCACGATCAATTTTGACATCGACCGGTTTCAGGGTAACCAGAACATTTTTCAGGATAATCCCGCGCCACAGATTTCCGCCTTCATATTCGTAATGGATGATTTCCTGGCGCTGCATCACCTGATCAAGCAGGAATTTACTACCTTTATCGGTAGAAAACAGGATCGCCAGTACAGACAGCAGAAAAATAAGAGAAAAAAGGACCGACAATAGAATACTTCTAAAGATACGGCGCTTTTTCGGCACAACTTCAGGTTGTTGCTCTTGTTCTGGCTGTGGTTGGTTTTCGACCATGATCTACCCAAATAACTATTTTTTAATTAATAAATGTTTTATAACTGCGAGCCAATAAAGAAATGCAAACGAATCGGATAATTGTCATCCGACAGTCCGGTCGCCACATCTAAACGAATTGGGCCAATCGGTGAAGCCCAACGAATCCCCAGCCCCGCACCATATTCTGTCGGATTACTAAAATCCTCATTATAGGCATTTCCGGCATCCGCAAATACTGCAGCGCGCCAGCCCTCCCTGAACTGATAATTATACTCCAGTGAAGCCACACCCAAAGCCTGTCCGCCCACTTTAAAGCCTTCAATTTCCGGAGAAAGACTTTTATAGTCGAAACCACGGATACTTTGATCACCGCCACTAAAATAGCGCAGGTTATAAGGTACTTTGGCAAAATCTTCAGTAAAGATATAACCCAGATCCGCACGTCCAACAAACTGGTGATCGGCATTTTCACCCAGTGAATAGATAAAACGCCAGCCTGCATTCACAATCGCCATATCGGCATCAGACAATAGAGCTTCACTGCCCAATTCGACTTTATAGGTTTGCTTAAAGCCCTTGGTCGGGTTCACGCGGCGATCACTATCAGTACGGGAAACTTCATACCCCACCAGTAAAGACTGCTGTTCATCTTCAGTATTAAATCTGAATGCTTCCGGAATCTGGCTAAAATCAACCGAACCATCCTGCGTCAGACGATCCAGACGGTAACGTAGACCGTAGGTTTGTTGCCAATTAGCACGCGGATTTTTAATAATCCGGTCAGCACCAAGTACCGCGGATTCAATTAACAGGCCATCACCTTGGGCCACACCATCACGTTCTTCACGCTCATAACCACCTACGATACTGATATAGTCATTAAGTGGATGGTTGTATGGAATATTATAACGACCATCAATTGACTGACGGATTTGTGACAATTCAAGGTTGGCATCAAATGAGTGACCACGCTTGTTTACGATCGCGCGGCGATATTGTCCACGCAGGCGTGTTCCGGTATCCGTACCATAACCCAGACCGACTTCAGCACTGTTAAGACGGTCTGCATTCAGTGTCACGATCACCGGAATTTTTTTCTCTTCACGAGCCTGAGCCTTTAAACGCTCTTCTTCGTCTTCTTTAGTCTGCTGCTGAACCCGCAAGGTTCTTAAGTTTGGATTCTCTGCATCACGACTACCAGCGAACTGATCTTCATCTACCACATCCTGGGTAACTTCCTGATCGGATGCCGGTGCAGCTTTCTTGGCCACACCTATTTCATCTTCTGAAAACTTCTGTTCTTCTATCAGACTCTGAATATCCGGTGCCAGTTCCAGCTCTCGATCAATAGGATCAGGACGAATCGCATCCACCAGCGTATAGTTAAAATAACGTGAGTTCGTCAGGTTGTTGGCCAGGCTATTTACACGCCAGAAGGTGTAATCAGCACCATCTTCCCAAGTAACCAGACTTTCCAGTACATCACGATTTAGCGGAAATTCTTTTTCAGGATCACTCATCCTGAACTCTACATTACCCAGTTTATAACGCTCACCTGTTTCAAAGCGCAGGTTCACATCGGCTGTATTTTCGGGTTGGGCAATGCGCACATCATGCAAGCGCCAGTACGCATCAAAATAACCATTATTGCTGGCTGCGGTATTAATCCGGTCTTTGGTTTTTTCATAATCCCCATGGTTAAAGATATCACCTTCTTCCTGTTCCGGTAGAAGACTAATAACCTGGAACTGCGGCTGTTCACCACCTGGGCCACTAAACTCAATATTATGGGTATTGATAATGACCGGCTCATTCGGAGTCACATAGACTCTAACCCGACTGTCAGATAATTTTTCAAATCTGAACTGGGCATTGTAATAA from the Acinetobacter sp. YWS30-1 genome contains:
- a CDS encoding autotransporter assembly complex protein TamA encodes the protein MPAKRKFKQTMLNRSMGSLVPYHGRARLCMSIFFMMLSHQGMAQTEQTETPVALSQAEMIEELSQEAVRQGVATTEAEATEKVEEALEPQTSTVDSMQMLQEQQNMGTSLGEFQPIEFDDLESLPVQTIDQSMANEIYKVAEEAKREAQAYRQSAQTETVVNDMSQQELVEINQAPVNVDQLMQSIQADSQIIVQRNESGATLSELPAPTTPENDKRPNIFKRLFYKIRPPRQIMTASLPRISADVVIVNGNGTAQSNGGLNRKAQSEGYTNLRNNVKAKLSSFTQESFEDFSSALPQLRNLSNQAAQAVGYYNAQFRFEKLSDSRVRVYVTPNEPVIINTHNIEFSGPGGEQPQFQVISLLPEQEEGDIFNHGDYEKTKDRINTAASNNGYFDAYWRLHDVRIAQPENTADVNLRFETGERYKLGNVEFRMSDPEKEFPLNRDVLESLVTWEDGADYTFWRVNSLANNLTNSRYFNYTLVDAIRPDPIDRELELAPDIQSLIEEQKFSEDEIGVAKKAAPASDQEVTQDVVDEDQFAGSRDAENPNLRTLRVQQQTKEDEEERLKAQAREEKKIPVIVTLNADRLNSAEVGLGYGTDTGTRLRGQYRRAIVNKRGHSFDANLELSQIRQSIDGRYNIPYNHPLNDYISIVGGYEREERDGVAQGDGLLIESAVLGADRIIKNPRANWQQTYGLRYRLDRLTQDGSVDFSQIPEAFRFNTEDEQQSLLVGYEVSRTDSDRRVNPTKGFKQTYKVELGSEALLSDADMAIVNAGWRFIYSLGENADHQFVGRADLGYIFTEDFAKVPYNLRYFSGGDQSIRGFDYKSLSPEIEGFKVGGQALGVASLEYNYQFREGWRAAVFADAGNAYNEDFSNPTEYGAGLGIRWASPIGPIRLDVATGLSDDNYPIRLHFFIGSQL